One stretch of Anaerolineales bacterium DNA includes these proteins:
- the sodN gene encoding superoxide dismutase, Ni, with the protein MIYEILNKVDQKLHIDTAQAHCDIPCGIYDPIIAQISALTVVRMLDLMTEFEAKTPDRNKEYMNSMARYIAVKEEHAERAKAEIRVIWGDYLKAQHLEKYPNAHALVHKIMQQGSKVRQTTDREQATQLVEAINEFAQMFWETKGIATKRAKAPYAPALELVYPAL; encoded by the coding sequence ATGATTTACGAGATTTTAAACAAAGTTGACCAGAAACTACACATCGATACCGCTCAAGCACATTGCGACATCCCGTGTGGGATCTATGACCCGATCATCGCCCAGATCAGCGCTTTGACCGTAGTTCGCATGCTTGACCTGATGACCGAGTTTGAAGCGAAAACTCCAGATCGCAACAAGGAATATATGAACAGCATGGCCCGCTACATTGCCGTTAAGGAAGAGCACGCAGAACGTGCCAAGGCAGAGATCCGGGTAATCTGGGGTGATTATCTCAAAGCCCAGCACCTTGAAAAATATCCCAATGCTCATGCCCTGGTACACAAGATCATGCAGCAGGGCTCGAAAGTGCGCCAGACCACCGACCGTGAGCAAGCCACCCAGCTGGTGGAAGCCATCAATGAATTTGCCCAGATGTTCTGGGAGACCAAAGGGATCGCCACAAAGCGCGCCAAGGCACCCTACGCCCCGGCATTGGAGCTTGTTTACCCGGCCTTGTAA
- a CDS encoding S26 family signal peptidase, with translation MLKFLKIVGESLSPGFEHGDFVLVSKIPFLFSPPAVGDVIAFHQPGYGTLIKRIQAVDTTGMVEVIGTQPDSTDSRVFGPVRRKNIIGKVVWHIHKT, from the coding sequence ATGCTTAAATTCTTGAAAATCGTGGGGGAAAGCCTTTCCCCCGGTTTCGAGCATGGGGATTTTGTCCTTGTGAGCAAAATCCCCTTTTTGTTCTCTCCTCCCGCTGTAGGAGACGTTATCGCTTTTCACCAGCCAGGCTACGGCACGTTAATCAAACGTATCCAGGCGGTGGATACTACAGGCATGGTTGAAGTGATCGGTACCCAGCCGGATAGCACCGACAGCCGCGTTTTTGGGCCTGTCAGGCGCAAGAATATTATCGGCAAGGTTGTCTGGCATATCCACAAGACCTGA